Below is a window of Georgenia soli DNA.
CATGGTGCGGAAGCCGAGCCGCTCCACGAGAGCCTTGGCCTCGTCCTCGTCCCACGCCGACCGGGTCACGACGGGCGACGGGCCGTCCTCTCCGCCGTCGGCCTGTGCCGCTCCGCCGCCGCCCACGGGTGCGGCGTCCCGGCGGGCGTGCTGCCGCCGGGCGTCCTCGACGAGCGCGGCCACCCCGGTGGCCAGCGACGTGGGGGCGCCGTACGCGGGGACGCCGGCGGCGTGGAGACGACGGCGGATCTGACGGACCTCCTCCGGCGCGCCGCCGAGCCCGACGAGAGTGGGGACCGCGGAGCCGGCCGACGCGGCCGGGACCGTGGCGGCCAGGTCGATGCTGTCCGGCTCCGTGAGGGCGTACGTGGCGACGGCGTCCACGCGGGGGTCGGCGGCGACGGCCTCCAGCACGGCGCCGAACGTCTCGCTCGGGCGACCGGTGTCGACGGGATTGCGCTGGTAGGTCAGCGGCGGAAGGAGCTCGCCGATGCGTGCGACCGTGCCGTCCGATAGGCCGGGCACGGCGACGCCGTGCCCGCGCAGGCTGTCCATGAGCAGCAGACCGGGGCCGGCCTGCGCCGTGACGATGCCGACACCGGGGTCCGCGGCCGGGGCGAGACGCGCGTGGGAGAGCGCCGCGACCGCGTCGACGAGCTGCTGCTCGTCGTCGACCAGCACCGCGCCGGCCTGCCGGAGCGCGGCGCGCGTGGTGCGCCAGGAGGTGGCCAGCGCACCGGTGTGCGACTGCGCGAACTCGGCAACGTCGTTGCGGCCGACCACCAGTGCCACCACGGGCACCCGCTCCGTCAGCGCCCGGACGGACTCCACGAGGCGGCGCCCGTCGGCCACCGACTCCACGTGGAGCGCGACCACCCGGGTGGCGTCGTCCCCGCGGAGGTGATCGAGGACGTCGGCGGCGGTGACGTCGGTGGCGTTGCCCAGTCCCACCGCGAGGCTGACGCCCAGGCCGGCGTCGGCGAGGAGGAAGGACAGGGCGTGGTTGATCCCGCCGGACGCCGCGACGACGGCGACCCCGCCGGCCGGGACGTCGCCCGCCGCCGGCACGAAGCTCGCGGTGAGCTTGTGGGCGGGGGAGAAGAAGCCGGAGGTGTTCGGCCCGAGCAGGCGGACCCCGGTGCGGCGCGCCGCGGCGAGAAGGGCCGCCTGGTGGGCGGCGCCGTCCGCGCCGGACTCGGCGAACCCGCCGGCGCAGACGAGGGCGGCCCTGGTCCCGGCCGCGGCGGCGTCCTCGACGGCGGACGCGCACGCCGCGGCCGGCACGCACAGGACGGCGAGGTCCAGCGGGGCGCCCAGCGCCTGCGACGCGGCAGCCACGGAGGCGTGCAGACCGGCGCCCGGGTCGGGGTTGCGCGAGTTGACGAGCCCGAGGGCGCCGTCGAAGCTCCGCAGCGAGCGGGCCATGACCGCGCCGAGCTTGGCGCCGGAGCGGGAGGCCCCGACGACGGCGACGCCGCGAGGGGAGAAGAGCGGGCGCAGGTCAGACATCGGTGCCTCCGGTGGTCACGACGAGGTCGGCGCGGCCGGAGAGCACCAGGGTGGCGGCGCGGTCCTCGTCGGCCTGCTCCTCCACCAGGGCCACCGGCAGGCCGGCGGCCAGCCGGGCCTCCTCCGCGAGCAGCACCCGGGTCAGGGGGGTGCCTCCGTGGACCGCGACGAGCGTCGGCGCCTCGGTGCGGCAGGCGGCCACGACGGCCGCCGCACCGGCGACGCCGTCCTCGCTCTCGGGGGCGGCGAGCCACAGGCCCCACGGTTCGTCCTTGCCGAGGTGACGCGCCGGTGTGCCGCCGTCGTCCGCCGGGCAGCCGGCCAGCGGGACCTGGTTGCCGACGCCGTCGGCCACGAACCGGGCGCCGTCGCGCTCGACGATGCGGGCGGTGCGGCCCGGGAAGACCACGTCGCCGAGGTCGAGCGGGGTGCTCAGCGGGTCGCTGCCGTGGCGCTCGCGCCAGGCGGCGTCGACGGCGGCAACGAAGTCCGGGTCGCGGCGGGCGATCTTGGCGCGGCCGATGGACCGGCTCATGAAGTGGAACGCGAACTGGGTGGGGTCGAACGCGGCGTGGTAGCGGCCGAAGTGCTCCCACCACGACAGGCTCGGGCGCGCCGATCCCTGGATCTTCTCCACCGACGGGCGGGCAGCCGCCTCGTAGGCGACGAGGGCCTGCTCGACGTCGTCGTGCTCGGCGACGGCGCGGGCGAGCTCGATCGCGTCCTCCATCGCCATCTTGGTGCCCGAGCCGACCGAGAAGTGGGCCGTGTGCGCGGAGTCGCCCAGGAGCGCGACCCTGCCGGCGTGCCAGGTGGCGGCGCGGCGGGTGCGGAAGTTGCCCCAGCGGGAGTTGTTGACCAGCAGCGGCTGCCCGTCGATCTCGTCGGCGAAGAGGTCCTCGAGGTACTTCCGGCTCTTCTCGTCGCTCGCCCCGGGCGGCTGGGTGACGTCGAACTCGTCAAGACCCGCGCGGCGCCAGGTCTCCTCGTCGGTCTCGACGATGAACGTGCTCACGTCGTCGGAGATCGGGTAGCCGTGGACGGCGAAGACTCCGTGCGGGCCCTCCTTGTGCACGAAGGTCAGCCCGTCGAACATGTACGACGTCCCGAACCAGATGAACTTCGCGCTCGCCTCGACGGCGGACGGGCCGAACTCGCCGGCGAGTCGCTCGCGGGTTCGGGAGTTCGCGCCGTCGGAGGCGACGACGAGGTCATGGTCGGCGAGAACGTCGTCGACGTCGACGTCGGTCTCGAAGCGCAGGTCCACGCCCTCGGCGCGGGCACGCTCCTGCAGCAGGAGCAGGAGGGTCTTGCGGGAGATCGCGCCCATCCCGTTGCCGCCGACCGTGATCCGCTCGCCCTTGAGCCGGACCTCGATGTTCTCCCAGTGCCTCCCGTGCTCGCGCAGGGCGTCGATGAGAACCGGGTCGGCGTCGTCGATCTTCTTCAGGGTGGCGTCCGAGAAGACGACGCCGAAGCCGTAGGTGTCGTCGGCGCGGTTGCGCTCGTAGACGGTCACGCGGGCGTCCGGCCGGCGCTGCTTGATGAGCGTGGCGGCGAACAGCCCGCCTGGGCCGCCGCCGATGCAGGCTACAGAGAGCGACATGGATTCTCCTACGCGTCACGTCGTCGTGCGGTCGTGATGACCTCGTTCACCGAGTGTGTGACACATGGGCGACGGCCGTCAAGTGAGTGACGCAGGAATGTCGTCCGCGCCGGCCGCGGCGGTGCGTGGGGCGGGGGTGGTCGGGGCCGTGGGTGTCACCGGAACCGTCGGTGGCTCCGGGTCCGTGCGCCGCGTGCCCGTCGCCTCGTCAACGGCGCGCTCGGCGGCGGGGCGCAGCAGCTCGGAGGCCTCGGTGAAGAGGTCGTAGGCGTCGTGGCCGAGCCAGCGGGCGGGGAGCAGCTCCAGCGGCAGCGCGGGGTCGCGGAAGGGGAACTTGCGCCACTCGCGGAAGAGCTCGATCCGCGCCACGAGCGACTCGTCCGGGCCCACCCGGCCCGAGCGGTAGCGGGGGAGCTCTGCCCGGTAGCGCTCGAGGAACGCCTGGTAGTCGGCGTTGAGCGTGGTGAGGTCCCAGCAGCGCTCGGCCATGTCGCGGTCGGCCGGGAGGCCCTTGGAGCGGGCTCGCAGCAGGTCGAGCCGGATGTCGCCGTGGTGCGCGAACTTCTCCTCCACGCGCGCGAGCCGGTCGTGGGGGGAGATCCAGGTCGAGGCCGCCAGCGGGCCGAAGCCGAGCCAGGCGAGCTCCTTGCGCAGGCTCTCGCGGGCGGACCTCGCAGACTCCGGCACGTAGTAGATCACCATGTGCCACCAGCCCTCCCAGGAGGTTCGCGGGGTGCCGAGGATCCTTTCGCGCCCCTCGTCGAGCATCTGCCAGCTGTGCTCGTTGAGGGCGTAGACGACCTCCCGGCCGTCGGCTCCCGGCCGGGTGTCGAGCCATCCCTCCTTCTTCAGGCGCGCCATCGTCACCCGTGCGGTCGAGGCCCCCACGCCGAACTTCTCCAGGAGCGCCACGAGGTCGCGCAGCGGCGCGGCCCCTCCGCGGTAGCGCAGGTAGCCGCCGAAGAGGTCGATGACGATGGACCGCGGCTTCATGGTGCTCCTCAAATCTGATTCGAATGCTTGACGACCGTCGTTCAGATGCCGTACACATTACCGGGAGTGAGGTGGTGCACACCACTGCCTCGCCCTCCATGACCACGGCAGGTGCCCGTCACCACGGGCTCGTCCTGCGCCCGCGGCGACCGTCTGCCGGCATGACCTTTCATCCCCCTGAACCACCTCACCGCAGGAGACAACGATGTCAGCATCCTCCGCCGCGCCGGCGGGGCCCGGGTCCCGCAAGGGCCTCGTCGTCGTCGCGCTCGCCTTCGCAGCCATCGTGCTCGACGGGTACGACCTCATGATCTACGGGGCGATGGTGCCAGCCCTCCTCCAGCACCCCACCTGGGAGCTGACCCCCGCGGACGTCGGCCTGATCGGCAGCTACGCCACCTTCGGCATGCTCGTCGGCGCGCTCGGCGTCGGTGCCCTGACGGACATCCTCGGCCGTCGGCGCATCATCATCGCGAGCATCATCTGGTTCAGCGCGGCCACGGCCGCCACCGCCATGGCGCCGACGCCGGAGCTGTTCGGGCTTTTCCGTCTCGTCGCAGGGATCGGTCTCGGCGGCGTCATGCCGACCGCCATCGCCCTGACCGTCGAGTACGCCCCGCGCGGCAAGCAGCAGTTCTACAACGCCATGATGTTCGTCGGGTACTCCTTCGGCGGGGTCTTCGCCGCACTGGCGGCGATGGCGCTTCTCGAGGACCACGGCTTCCGCCTGCTGCTCTGGCTGGGCGCCGCGCCGGCCCTGATCCTCGTGCCGCTCGTCTACCGCCACCTGCCTGAGTCGATGAGCTACCTCGCCGGCAAGGGGCGCAACGACGAGGCACAGGAGCTCGCTCGCGAGTACGGCGTCGAGGTCGAGGTGCGCTCGGCCGGCGGGTCGAAGAAGGCGCCGGGTGCGCTGCGGTTCCTCGTCTCGGCGAGCAACCGCGGCCCGCTGGCCCTGTTCTCCGTGGCGTCGTTCTCCGGGCTGCTGCTGGTGTACGGGCTCAACACGTGGCTGCCCCAGATCATGCGCAGCGCCGGGTACCCGCTCGGATCCTCGATCGCCTTCCTGCTGGTGCTCAACCTCGGCGCGATCGTCGGCAGCGTCGCCGCGGCCGCGCTGGCGGACAGGATGGGGCCGAAGTTCGCCGTCAGCCTCGCGTTCGGGGCCGCCGCGGTCACCCTCGTCGCCCTGAGCCTGCAGCCGCACGCCGCGCTGCTGTACCTCTTCGTCGCGGTCGCGGGACTCGGCTCGATCGGCACGCAGATTCTCGTCAACGGCTACGCCGCGGCGTTCTTCCCCGCCTGGGCGCGCGGCAGCGCGGTGGGGGTCACCCTCGGCATCGGCCGGATCGGCGCCGTCGTCGCCCCGATCATGGTCGGACTGATCATGGAGTCCGACCTCGGGTTCCGGTGGAACTTCTACTCCTTCATCGTCCCGGCCGTGATCGGTCTGCTCGTCATCCTTGCAGTGCCGCGCCGTACCGCGGCCGCCCGTGCGGCCGCGGTCGCGGAGGAAAGGGGCGCCGCCCCGGTGCGCCAGGGCTGACGCGCCGTTCGTCCGGCCCGGACACCATCCGCCGGCCACCATCCGAAGGGCTGTACCGCGCGGCGGTACGGCCCTTCGGCTGTTGCCGGCCCGGGCGCACCGACGGGGGACGCGTGGATCCGCACGGCCCACCGTGGCGCCCGCAGTCCTCGACGGGACCTCCTCTGGAGATCCCGCCGGCGGCGGCTCCTGACGACGACGCACGCCCGCCTCGTGGTTCGGCAGAGCGGGGACGCGCTCGGGCGCGACGTCGGTTCAGCCGTCCGTCCGGGTCCGTGCGGCGGCGTCGGCGGACGAGGCGTCGTGGGGCAGCACGGCGTGCTGCGGCGCGCCGGTCTCGAGCACCCGCCCCAGCGCCAGGACCACCAGACCGGCCAGGGCGACGCTGACCAGCGCGGCGCGCAGGCTGATCGCGTCGGCAAGGAGGCCGATGATCGTCGGCGAGACGAGGAACCCGACCCGCAGCAGCCAGCCGACGACGGTGAGGCCGACGCCGGGCGCCAGGCCGGGGAGCTCGTCGGCCGTGTGCATCACCGCGGGGACGAGCGTGGCGACACCGAGGCCGGCGAGGGCGAACCCGGCCAGCGTCGTCGGCAGCGACGGTACGGCGAGCGCCAGAGCCATGCCGAGTGCGATGAGCACCCCGCCGGTACGCACCACGCGGCGCTGCCCGTAGCGGTTGATCACCCGGTCGCCGGTGAACCGACCGAAGACCATCGCGACCTGCAGCGCGACGAAGGCGAGGCCGCCGGCGGCAGCGCTCGCGCCGACCTCCTCGCGGAGGTAGAGGGCTCCCCAGGAGGAGCCGGCGTCCTGGACGAACGCCTCGCAGGCGGCGAGGAGACCGAGGGCCGCGAGCAGGACCGCGGTTCGGGTGGCGGTGCGGCGGGGGCCGTGGCTGGCGGAGTCGGCCACGGGTGCTCCGTGTCCGCCGTCGGGCCGGTCGCCGCCGTCGGGCCCGTGAGCGTCAGCGGGCCCAGCGCCGACCTCGGCGCTGCGTCCTGCCACGCGCTCGGCGTCCTCCGGTCCGGGCAGGAGGAAGCGGTAGGCGACGACAGCCGTCACGCTGAACACGACGGTGGAGACGGCGAGGTGGACGCCCAGCGGCACGTGCATCCCCGCCGCGGCGGAGCCGAGGAGGCCGCCGGCGACGGCCCCCACGCTCCACAGGCCGTGGAAGGCGTTGACGATCGAGCGCCGGTACAGCCGTTGCACGCGGAAACCGTGGGCGTTCTGCGCAACGTCCACCAGGGCGTCGAACGCACCGGCGACGAGCATCGCCGCGGCGAAGACCCACCAGGACCCCGACAGGGGCACCGCGCACACGGCGAGGGCCAGGCCGACCAGCCCGAAGGAGGCGACCCTCGCCGAGCTGAGGCGGTTGATGAGTGCAGGGGCGAGCAGCCCGGCGAGGAGCGCCCCGGCGGGCATCGCTGCGATGCCGGTCCCGAGCGCGGCGTTGGTCAGGTCGAGCTTCTCCTTCACCTCCGGCAGGCGAGGCACGAGGTTCGCGTACAGCACGGCGTTGAGGAAGAAGAGTGCGGACACCGCTGCGCGAGCGCGGCGCATCTGCGCGGTGACTGCGGTGCCGGTGGGTGCGGCCATGGCGACGAGCTCCGGTGGGTGAACGGTGGCGCGGAGCGTCAGTCCTGGACCACCGCGCCCGTCATTCTAGGGCCGCGCCCGAGGGGTGTCCGGAAACGCTGCCCGGTGGGCAACACCATCGGGTGAGCCGGGTCGGACATCAGCTGTCAGGTGCTGTCACAGGCGTCCGAGCTGCTTCTCCACGTCGCTGCTGACCGCCCCGGTACCGCCGAGGATCACGACCTTCCGCGGGTCGAGCCGCCGGAGCTCCGCGAGCACCGATGCGGGCAGCGCACCCGGCTGGGTGAGCAGCACAGGGGCACCCTTCATGCCGGCCACCGGGGCGCCGGAGAGGGCGTCCACCGAGGTCAGGCCGTTGGCGACGTACACGACCGGTGCGCCCGCCGCGAAGCTCGACGCCGACACCGCTGCCGACACCGCGTAGCGGTCCTGCCCCGACCACCGCTCCACGGCGGGCGCGTACCGGGCCAGGTCCTCCTGCACCGTCGAGCTCACCGCGCCCGTGCCGCCGAGCACGACGATCTTGCGGGGCTTGAGGCGGGCGAGCTCGGTGCGGATCGCGGCGGGCAGGCCACCGGCCTGGGTCAGCAGCACGGGTGCACTGCTCGCCCCGGCGACCGGAGCGGCCGAGAGAGCGTCGGCGGAGGTCTGGCCGTTGGCGATGTAGGCCACCGCGACACCGGCACCGAAGTTCTCCCGCGAGACGGCCGCGGAGACGGCGTAGCGGTCCGCACCGGTCACCCGGGTGACAGTGGGGGCGTAGCGGGCGAGCTGCTGCTCGACGTTCGTGCTGACGGCCCCCGTGCCGCCGAGGACGACGATCTTGCGGGGCTGGAGCCGGGCGAGCTCCCCGGCGATGCTGGCCGGCAGTGCGCCGGTCTGGGTCAGCAGGACCGGGGCGTCCTTCATGGCGGCGACCGGGGCAGAGGTCAGCGCGTCGGCGGACGTCAGGCCGTTGGCCACGTAGGCGACCGCGACACCCGGCGCGAAGTTGGCCCGGGACGTCGCGGCCGACACCGCGAACCGGTCGGCCCCGTCGACCCGTTCGAGCGAGAAGGGCGGGTGGGTCTTCGCGGCCACGGCCGTGCGCATGGTGGCGAGGCGCCCGTAGATGTCCTTGCCGGGGCACGCGGTGGCGGAGACGTCCATGTGGCCGAAGATGCGGGGCAGGTTCACGCCCTTGACCAGGGCGGGCGTGCCGGGGGAGTAGATGCCGCTGGTGGTGGTCGCGTTGAGGCCGGCGCGCCCGAACTGCCAGGCGAGCACGTTGGTCATCGAGTCGATCACCGCCGTCGGGACGGCCACCTTCGTGTAGTCGCCCATGGCCGAGATGCCGACCGTGCCGTTGTTGACCGGGGCGGCGTGCGCCCCCTGGGGCATCATCCCCGCGGGCGACGCCAGTGAGCCGGTGCGACCCTCGTACACGCGGCCCCACTTGTCGACGAGGAAGTTGTACCCGATGTCGCCCCAGCCGCGGGTGACGGCGTGGTAGTAGTAGATGCCGCGCACGACGGAGGCGGCCTCGCTCTGGCTGTAGGTGTTGGTCCCCGCGGTGTGGTGCACGACGGCGGCCTTCAGGGCCCGGTAGGTCGGCTGCCAGTTCATCTGCGTCTCGTTCGCACCCCACCCGGCGCGGGAGATCATCGAGGGCCGGGGCGGAACGACCGTCGTGGCGACGGGCGAGGCCGCCACGCTGGCACCCACCATGCCGGCAGGGACGACGGCGTTCGAGCCGGGCGCCGCCGGCGTCACGGTCGGTACGGGGACGGGGGTGCTCTCCGGGGCCTCGGCGGCCACCGCGGGCGTCTCGAGAGCCTCGGTGGCGAGGACCGTGATGGCGAGGTTGTCGGGCAGCTCCGCCGCGGAACCCGTCACGCGGATCTGGATGGTCTCGGCACCGCCGGTGACGAACGGGTCCGTCCCCGCGGCCGTCTCCGAGCCGCCGGTCATGCCCTCCTCGTGCGAGGTCTCCTCCCACTCCGACCAGACGCCGTCCTCCTCCACCCGCACGAACACCTGGGCGTCGGCGGCCAGCTGCTGCCCCGCCTCCCAGGTCAGGCCGGCGACGAGGAACTCCTCGGTCGGGATCGGCTGGGTCAGCACGGCGTCGGTGCCGACGACGGCCTTCTCGGACGAGGTGGAGAACTCGCCGGCCGGGACGCTCACCTCGAGGCCGCTCGTGGCGACCTCGGTGCGCTCGCCGGCGGCGTCGGTCAGCGGGATGACGACCGGCTCGACGGCGGTCTCTGGCGCCGACGCCGCCGCCGCGGACTCCGGCACGACAGACTCTGGCGCGACAGACTCTGGCGCCACGGACTGGGGTGCGTCGGTCGACTCAGGCGCCTCGTCGGGCGCGGGGGTCTCGCTGCGCCCGTCCGCCTCGCCCGCCGCGACCGTCTCGCTGGACGCGGTCGCCTCGGCGGGCGCCTGCGTTCCGTCGGGCACAGGCGCTTCGCTCGGCCCGGACGCCGCACCGGATGGCGGCGCCTCGACGGACCAGCGCTCCGGGGACGGGCCTGCGGCCGGCAGGGCGGCCGAGGCCGTGGTGCCGGAGAGGGCGACCAGAGCGGAGCTGAGCAGCATCCCGGCGACGAGCCGAGCAGGGTGAGGGCGCATGCGAGTACTTCCGATAGGGCACGAGGTGTGCGGGAGCGTCAGCTGGCGACGCGGGCAGGGACCAGGCGCACGCACCATCTGTCACATCTGTAACACCCATCATGCGCCACACAGGTCCCGACCGTGCCCAAAAACGGCATGTGATTTCCGCCGGTGTCCGTATCTCACCTTGCGGACACAGGTTGGCTTCGGGACAGCCGACGAGGTTGCCGATCTGGCCCGTGATCCACGACCAGATCGACAACCTCGTGCAGCCGACCGCTCAGTCGGGCACGTCCAGCCCGGCCGCTTCGCCCGGCACGTCGAGCGGTCGGCAGTCGCTGCCGCAGCCGGTGGGCGACGGCTCGGAGGTCGGTGTGGCCGGGCGGTGCAGCACCGCATGCCCGGGTCGGACCGACAGGCCGGAGGCGCCACCGCCGCCGTCGCGGGCCGGTTCGGTGCTGGGGACCGACGCGTCGCCGTCCACGATGAGGGTGTACCCACCGGCCTGACGCGGCGGGAACACGAGCGTGACAGCGGGGTGCTCGGCCGCCAGTTCGGTCGCGGACCGGCCGGGGGCGTCGACGACGAGCGTGCCGTCGACCAGGCGGGGCACCACCGCGACGACGTGCGGGCGCTCGCGACCCGGGCTGAGCAGGTACGCGAAGTCGTGCTCCGCCATCGCGGCACCCAGCCCGGCGAGATCCACCTTGATGCTCATGGCCCCTCCCGTGCCGGCTTCCGCCCGTCCCGGCCATCTTCCCGCACGGCGCCGCACGCGGAGCCGGATCGAGGTCCTGGGCGGCGCAGCACGACCGTGGCCTCGCCGTGCCGCTCGACGTCCCGCAGCACCTCGCACCCGGAGGCCCGCGCCAGCCGGCTCAGCTCCCCGGCCTCGGCCGCGAACCTGGACGGCGCCGTCGCACCGACGTCGGACAGCACCGTGAGGACGAGCACGCCGTCGGGCGCCAGCAGCCCGGGCAGCGAGCGGTGGAGGGCCGGGTCCCGGAACCGCTGGCACACGACGAGGTCGTAGGGGCCGGAGAGGTGCTCGGGCAGACCCGCGGCGAGGTCCGCCACCCGGCCGTGGACGCCGGTGAGCCCGAGGGCGTCGGCCCGGGCGGTGAGCCGCCTGATCGCGACGGCGGAGACGTCGAGCGCGTCGACGGCGAGGCCCCGCCCCGCGGCCCACAGCGTCACCGCGCCGAGGCCGCACGCCACGTCGAGGGCGCGGCCCTCTTCCGGCAGGAGGTGCACGAGACCGGTGAGCCCGTCCGGCGGGCGTGGGACCGGATCGGGGGCGTCGCGGTACCGCTCGTCCCACCGCGTGCCGTCGTCCATGGCTCTTTCCTACCGTCCGGCTCCACCATGGCGCATGGGCCACACTGGGCGCGTGCCGACGCCCGACCCCCTGACGGTGACCGGCCTGCTGCTCGCTGCGGGCGCCGGCCGGCGCATGGGGATGCCCAAGGCGCTGGTCAGCACCGACGGCGTCCCGTGGGTCCGACGGGCGGCGGAGGTTCTCCTCGACGGGGGCTGTGCCGAGGTCGTCGTCGTCCTCGGCGCCGCGGAGCCGGAGGCACGGGAGGCCCTTGCCGACGTCGAGGAGGGCCTCACGGTCATCGTCTGCCCGACGTGGGAGCGCGGCATGGGCGAGTCGTTGCGCAGCGGGATCGCCGCCCTGCAGGCGCGGTCCGCGCAGGCGGCACTCGTCCACCTGGTCGACCTTCCCGACGTCGGAGCGGCCGTCGTCCGGCGCCTCCTCGCGGCGGCGACGGGTCGGGACGCACTCGCCCGGGCGGCGTACGACGGCGTCCCGGGCCATCCCGTGCTCATCGGTGGCGACCACCTCCCCGGCGTCGCCGAGCTCGCCGTCGGGGACAGCGGGGCTCGCGAGTACCTGCGCCGCCACCGGCCAGCGCTCGTCGAGTGCGGTGACCTCGCCGGCGGGCGCGACGTCGACCGCATGCCGCCGGATGCGTGATGTCGGCGTGCGGGGCATCGTGGCCCCGGGCAATGACGTAGATGGAGGTTGTTGTGGCACGTGCTGGCGGTCAGGCGGGGCAGGCGGGCGACAGCCGGGGCGGAGGTCGCTCCGGCACGGACGTGAGCCGCGTCGTCGTCAGGCCGATGGGGACGCCGCTCCCGCTCGGGTTCCTCGGACTGTTCGTCGCGACCGTGGGCTTCAGCGCGCTCCAGCTCGGCTGGCTGCCTCCCGAGCAGGGACGCAACGTCGCGCTGGGCGTGCTCGCGCTCACCGTCCCCACCCAGCTCGTCTCCTCGCTGTACGGCTTTCTCGCACGCGACCCCGTGGCCGGCACAGGCATGGGGGTGCTCTTCGGCACCTGGGGCGCGGCGGCACTCGTCACCCTGACCTCGCCGCCCGGCGCGGCCTCGGCCGGCCTCGGCGTGCTGTTCCTCGCCGCAGGCGCCGCGATGCTCGTCCCGGCGGCCGCGGCTCTGACCAAGCTCACCGCCGCGGGCGTGATGGTCCTGACGGCACTGCGGTTCTGGCTGACCGGTCTGGCCGAGCTCACCGGTGACCCCGGCTGGAAGACCGCGGCCGGCGTGGCGGGGCTCGTGCTCGCCGCCGCCGCGCTCTACGCCGCCCTCGCCCTGGAGCTCGAGGACGCCAACCACCGCACCGTGCTGCCGGTGCTGCGCCGCGGCGCCGGCCGCGACGTCATGACGGGCTCGATCGACGACGAGCTCGAGAACATCTCGCACGAGGCGGGGGTGCGCAAGCAGCTCTGACAGGCGGACGTCCCGGGCTTCTCCCACCTCCAGGTATCGGTGGCCAGGCCGGTCTCAGGAGGCCGAGGTGTTCGCGGTCGCCCGGTTTTCGCGCTCCCGCAGCGCCCGCCACACGCGTTCCGGCGTGAGCGGCAGCTCGCGGACGGTCACGCCGGTCGCCGCGGCGACAGCAGCCGCCAGAGCGGGGGCGGTACAGAGCAGCGCCCCCTCGCTTATTCCCTTGGCGCCGAAGGGGCCGGGACCGTCGCCGTTCTCGATCATGTCGGTGAAGAGCTCCGCCGGGACGTCCTTGGTCGTCGGGATGCGGTAGTCGAGGGCACCGAGGTTGATGATTCGGCCCGCATCGTCGAGGACGATGTTTTCCATGAGGGAGTGTCCGAGGCCCATGATGGCTGCGCCCTCGTCCTGGCTCTCGACCTGCAGCGGGTTGAGTGCCTTGCCGACGTCGGAGACGGTGACGTGCTTGTGGATGAGGATCTCGCCGGTCTCGTTGTCGACTTCTAGCTCGAACGCGGTGCAGTTGAACTCGAAGAACGCCGGCGTGCCCCCGAGAGGGTGGTCGGGCATGTGCGGTTTTCGCATGCGGCCGTTGCCGATGAGTTCCCCGTTCCATCTG
It encodes the following:
- a CDS encoding class I SAM-dependent methyltransferase; translation: MDDGTRWDERYRDAPDPVPRPPDGLTGLVHLLPEEGRALDVACGLGAVTLWAAGRGLAVDALDVSAVAIRRLTARADALGLTGVHGRVADLAAGLPEHLSGPYDLVVCQRFRDPALHRSLPGLLAPDGVLVLTVLSDVGATAPSRFAAEAGELSRLARASGCEVLRDVERHGEATVVLRRPGPRSGSACGAVREDGRDGRKPAREGP
- a CDS encoding nucleotidyltransferase family protein, with product MPTPDPLTVTGLLLAAGAGRRMGMPKALVSTDGVPWVRRAAEVLLDGGCAEVVVVLGAAEPEAREALADVEEGLTVIVCPTWERGMGESLRSGIAALQARSAQAALVHLVDLPDVGAAVVRRLLAAATGRDALARAAYDGVPGHPVLIGGDHLPGVAELAVGDSGAREYLRRHRPALVECGDLAGGRDVDRMPPDA
- a CDS encoding cell wall-binding repeat-containing protein, with protein sequence MRPHPARLVAGMLLSSALVALSGTTASAALPAAGPSPERWSVEAPPSGAASGPSEAPVPDGTQAPAEATASSETVAAGEADGRSETPAPDEAPESTDAPQSVAPESVAPESVVPESAAAASAPETAVEPVVIPLTDAAGERTEVATSGLEVSVPAGEFSTSSEKAVVGTDAVLTQPIPTEEFLVAGLTWEAGQQLAADAQVFVRVEEDGVWSEWEETSHEEGMTGGSETAAGTDPFVTGGAETIQIRVTGSAAELPDNLAITVLATEALETPAVAAEAPESTPVPVPTVTPAAPGSNAVVPAGMVGASVAASPVATTVVPPRPSMISRAGWGANETQMNWQPTYRALKAAVVHHTAGTNTYSQSEAASVVRGIYYYHAVTRGWGDIGYNFLVDKWGRVYEGRTGSLASPAGMMPQGAHAAPVNNGTVGISAMGDYTKVAVPTAVIDSMTNVLAWQFGRAGLNATTTSGIYSPGTPALVKGVNLPRIFGHMDVSATACPGKDIYGRLATMRTAVAAKTHPPFSLERVDGADRFAVSAATSRANFAPGVAVAYVANGLTSADALTSAPVAAMKDAPVLLTQTGALPASIAGELARLQPRKIVVLGGTGAVSTNVEQQLARYAPTVTRVTGADRYAVSAAVSRENFGAGVAVAYIANGQTSADALSAAPVAGASSAPVLLTQAGGLPAAIRTELARLKPRKIVVLGGTGAVSSTVQEDLARYAPAVERWSGQDRYAVSAAVSASSFAAGAPVVYVANGLTSVDALSGAPVAGMKGAPVLLTQPGALPASVLAELRRLDPRKVVILGGTGAVSSDVEKQLGRL